One Neisseria sicca genomic region harbors:
- a CDS encoding Rieske 2Fe-2S domain-containing protein produces MNIEKMKRAWYPLIPSKQLKDKPVHRELLGQQLVLVRLNGQAACMDDCCPHRHVPLSAGKIVSGKLQCCYHGWEFDAQGKVLTVVGGMCACEEAESVPTFPCREYDDWVWVCLVSDIPFEPYADFEAPEGFETANAVRYMEGDFIHAIENFLDPTHTRYIHAKLLRNNGRQSMQISQSHHERGFVTHYRLNQQQNGLINKLFDKGITVNDAAFTFPGLVRIDYFTPNSHEYRISAFFIPQNKGSMGLNVRVHFPKSRFPLPIKFHLFRPFLERLMVQDSAIIKSQYHHHKEHYANRPYCSTTNDLVIDHLLHLFLENMPEGIDKTGEMSL; encoded by the coding sequence CAGCAGCTGGTATTGGTAAGGCTGAACGGACAAGCAGCCTGTATGGATGATTGCTGTCCGCATCGGCATGTGCCGCTGAGTGCGGGCAAAATCGTTTCGGGCAAACTCCAATGTTGTTATCACGGCTGGGAGTTTGACGCGCAAGGCAAAGTTTTGACTGTTGTCGGCGGGATGTGTGCTTGTGAAGAAGCTGAGAGTGTTCCTACGTTTCCATGCCGAGAGTACGACGATTGGGTGTGGGTTTGTCTGGTTTCCGATATTCCTTTTGAACCGTATGCCGATTTTGAAGCGCCGGAAGGTTTTGAAACCGCCAACGCCGTCCGATATATGGAAGGCGATTTTATCCACGCCATCGAAAACTTCCTCGACCCAACCCATACGCGCTATATCCATGCCAAACTGCTGCGCAACAACGGCAGGCAAAGCATGCAGATCAGCCAGAGCCACCATGAACGCGGTTTCGTGACGCATTATCGTCTCAATCAACAGCAAAACGGATTGATTAACAAGCTGTTCGACAAAGGCATTACCGTTAACGATGCGGCATTTACCTTCCCGGGTTTGGTGCGTATCGATTACTTCACACCGAACAGTCATGAATATCGGATTTCCGCCTTCTTTATCCCTCAAAACAAGGGCAGTATGGGCTTAAATGTCCGAGTCCATTTCCCTAAAAGCCGCTTTCCTTTGCCCATCAAATTCCATCTGTTCCGCCCGTTTCTTGAACGTCTGATGGTTCAGGATTCCGCCATTATCAAAAGCCAATACCATCATCACAAAGAACATTATGCAAATAGGCCTTATTGCAGCACCACCAATGATTTGGTGATTGATCATTTGTTGCATCTCTTCTTGGAAAACATGCCGGAGGGCATAGACAAAACGGGAGAAATGAGTTTATAG
- the ilvB gene encoding biosynthetic-type acetolactate synthase large subunit: MQLSGAQIIVQSLKAEGVEYVFGYPGGAVIEIYDAIFQLNKFKHILTRHEQAAVHAADAYARVSGKVGVALVTSGPGVTNALTGIATAYSDSIPLVVISGQVGNSLIGTDAFQEVDTVGITRPCVKHNFLVTNVNELAETIKKAFQIAASGRPGPVVVDIPKDVTQAMAKFSYPQEDIFIRSYQPVVQGHIGQIKKAIQMLASAKRPIVYFGGGVVLGNASEELTKFVRMTGAPCTGTLMGLGAYPSSDRQFLGMLGMHGTYEANLAMQNADVVLAVGARFDDRVVSVPSKFFEKAKKVIHIDVDPSSIAKRVKVDIPIVGDVKNVLSEMIALWGKQDAPAADSLDKWWKNIEEWRSRNCLWFDNDSEIIKPQYVVQKLAEVTGNSAIITSDVGQHQMFAAQYYPFERPRQWLNSGGLGTMGVGLPYALGAKLAAPDQDVFCITGEGSIQMNIQELSTCFQYHVPINVVTLNNGYLGMVRQWQELYYGNRESETYFDSLPDFVKLAEAYGHIGIRVDKKSDVEGALLEAVKQKDRLVFIDFLTDKKQNVLPMVGNGKGLDEMVLPPHMRENPKA; this comes from the coding sequence ATGCAATTATCAGGTGCACAAATCATAGTGCAAAGTCTCAAAGCCGAAGGTGTAGAGTATGTTTTCGGCTATCCGGGCGGCGCAGTCATCGAAATCTACGACGCTATTTTCCAACTCAATAAATTCAAGCACATCCTGACCCGCCACGAGCAGGCGGCGGTACACGCGGCAGATGCGTATGCGCGCGTCAGCGGCAAAGTCGGCGTCGCACTGGTTACTTCCGGTCCGGGCGTGACCAATGCGCTGACAGGCATCGCCACCGCATACAGCGATTCGATTCCGCTGGTGGTCATCAGCGGACAGGTCGGCAATTCGCTCATCGGTACGGATGCGTTTCAAGAGGTGGATACGGTCGGCATTACCCGTCCGTGCGTCAAACACAATTTCTTGGTAACCAATGTCAACGAGCTTGCCGAGACCATCAAGAAAGCATTCCAAATCGCCGCCAGCGGCCGACCCGGCCCGGTCGTAGTCGATATTCCCAAAGATGTAACGCAGGCGATGGCGAAATTCAGCTATCCGCAGGAAGACATCTTTATCCGCTCTTACCAACCTGTCGTGCAAGGCCATATCGGGCAGATTAAAAAAGCCATCCAAATGTTGGCTTCCGCCAAACGTCCGATCGTTTATTTCGGCGGCGGCGTGGTATTGGGCAATGCTTCGGAAGAGCTGACGAAGTTTGTCCGCATGACGGGCGCACCATGTACCGGCACACTGATGGGGTTGGGCGCGTACCCTTCAAGCGACCGCCAATTCTTAGGCATGCTGGGTATGCACGGCACTTACGAAGCCAACCTCGCCATGCAAAACGCGGATGTCGTGTTGGCAGTGGGCGCGCGTTTTGACGACCGTGTCGTCTCCGTTCCGTCCAAATTTTTTGAAAAAGCCAAAAAAGTCATTCATATTGATGTTGACCCGTCCAGCATCGCCAAACGCGTGAAAGTCGATATTCCGATTGTCGGCGATGTGAAAAACGTCTTGTCCGAAATGATTGCCTTGTGGGGCAAGCAGGATGCTCCTGCCGCCGACTCTTTGGACAAATGGTGGAAAAACATCGAAGAATGGCGTTCGCGCAACTGCCTGTGGTTTGACAACGACAGCGAAATCATCAAGCCTCAATATGTCGTGCAGAAACTTGCCGAAGTTACCGGCAATTCCGCCATCATCACTTCGGACGTGGGACAACACCAAATGTTCGCGGCGCAATATTATCCGTTCGAACGCCCGCGCCAATGGCTCAATTCCGGCGGCTTGGGTACGATGGGCGTAGGCCTGCCGTATGCGTTGGGTGCAAAACTCGCCGCTCCCGACCAAGACGTATTCTGCATTACGGGTGAGGGTTCGATTCAGATGAACATCCAGGAATTGTCTACCTGCTTCCAATACCATGTCCCGATTAACGTCGTTACCCTAAACAACGGCTACCTCGGCATGGTCCGCCAATGGCAGGAGCTGTATTACGGCAACCGCGAATCGGAAACCTATTTCGATTCCCTGCCCGACTTCGTCAAACTGGCGGAAGCATACGGACACATCGGCATCCGCGTGGACAAAAAATCCGATGTTGAAGGCGCGCTTTTGGAAGCAGTCAAACAAAAAGACCGTCTGGTATTTATCGACTTCTTGACCGATAAGAAACAAAACGTGCTGCCCATGGTCGGCAACGGCAAAGGTTTGGACGAAATGGTCCTGCCGCCGCATATGCGCGAAAACCCGAAAGCGTAA
- the ilvN gene encoding acetolactate synthase small subunit — protein MRHILSVLMENESGAMSRVVGLFSARDYNIDSLAVAPTEDKTLSRMTIVTHGDEQVIEQITKQLNKLIEVVKVVDLNESRFVERELMLVKVRAVGKDRDEFLRLTEIYRGSIIDVTDRSYTIEITGSTDKLDSFLETVGRAQILETVRTGAAGIGRGERILKI, from the coding sequence ATGCGACATATCTTATCTGTTCTGATGGAAAACGAATCAGGCGCGATGAGCCGCGTGGTCGGCCTCTTTTCCGCTCGCGACTACAACATCGACTCCTTGGCAGTAGCCCCGACCGAAGACAAAACCCTTTCGCGCATGACCATCGTTACCCACGGCGACGAGCAAGTCATCGAACAAATCACCAAGCAACTCAATAAATTGATTGAGGTGGTCAAAGTGGTCGATTTGAACGAAAGCCGTTTTGTCGAACGCGAATTGATGCTGGTAAAAGTCCGCGCCGTCGGCAAAGACCGCGACGAATTTTTACGCCTGACTGAAATCTACCGTGGCAGCATCATCGACGTAACCGACCGCAGCTACACCATCGAAATCACAGGCTCGACCGACAAACTCGACTCCTTCCTCGAAACCGTCGGACGCGCCCAGATTTTGGAAACCGTACGCACAGGCGCAGCCGGTATCGGTCGCGGCGAGCGTATTTTGAAAATTTAA
- a CDS encoding putative quinol monooxygenase, producing MSNIKIVALVTVKPEYTETLKPLFQSLVKASRAEEGNISYDLHQEIGKPERFVFVENWKSQAAIDAHNASEHFQGFVKAIDGKTDALEIVLMEELSV from the coding sequence ATGTCAAACATTAAAATCGTCGCGCTGGTTACCGTCAAACCCGAATACACGGAAACGCTGAAACCCTTGTTCCAAAGCCTGGTCAAAGCCAGCCGCGCGGAAGAAGGCAACATCAGCTACGATTTGCATCAGGAAATCGGCAAACCCGAACGTTTCGTCTTCGTCGAAAACTGGAAATCCCAAGCCGCCATCGACGCGCACAACGCCAGCGAACATTTCCAAGGTTTCGTCAAAGCCATCGACGGCAAAACCGACGCGCTCGAAATCGTTTTGATGGAAGAACTCTCCGTTTAA
- the ilvC gene encoding ketol-acid reductoisomerase: MQVYYDKDADLSLIKGKTVAIIGYGSQGHAHAANLKDSGVNVVVGLRQGGSWKKAEAAGFEVLSVADATKKADVVMILLPDENQPVVYKNEIEPNLKQGAVLAFAHGFNVHYNQIVPRADLDVIMVAPKGPGHTVRSEFLKGGGVPSLIAVYQDKSGKARDIALSYAAANGGTKGGVIETNFREETETDLFGEQAVLCGGVVELIKTGFETLTEAGYAPEMAYFECLHEMKLIVDLIYEGGIANMNYSISNNAEYGEYVTGVEVINDKSREAMRNALKRIQTGEYAKMFIQEGAVNYASMTARRRLTADHQIEKVGAQLRSMMPWIAKNKLVDLDKN, from the coding sequence ATGCAAGTTTATTACGATAAAGACGCCGACCTGTCCCTGATCAAAGGCAAAACCGTCGCCATCATCGGCTACGGCTCGCAAGGCCACGCCCACGCAGCCAACCTGAAAGATTCAGGCGTAAACGTAGTAGTCGGCCTGCGCCAAGGCGGCTCTTGGAAAAAAGCAGAAGCAGCCGGCTTCGAAGTATTGTCCGTAGCCGATGCCACCAAAAAAGCAGACGTAGTAATGATTCTGCTGCCCGACGAAAACCAACCCGTCGTCTATAAAAACGAAATCGAGCCTAACCTGAAACAAGGCGCGGTACTCGCTTTCGCACACGGCTTCAACGTCCACTACAACCAAATCGTACCGCGTGCCGACTTGGATGTGATTATGGTCGCCCCCAAAGGCCCCGGCCACACCGTACGCAGCGAATTCCTGAAAGGCGGCGGCGTGCCTTCCCTGATCGCCGTTTACCAAGATAAAAGCGGCAAAGCCCGTGACATCGCCCTGTCTTACGCAGCAGCCAACGGCGGCACCAAAGGCGGCGTGATTGAAACCAACTTCCGCGAAGAAACCGAAACCGACCTCTTCGGCGAACAAGCCGTATTGTGCGGCGGCGTGGTCGAACTGATCAAAACCGGCTTCGAAACCCTGACCGAAGCAGGCTACGCGCCCGAAATGGCATACTTCGAATGCCTGCACGAAATGAAGCTCATCGTTGACCTGATTTACGAAGGCGGCATCGCCAACATGAACTACTCCATTTCCAACAACGCGGAGTACGGCGAATACGTTACCGGCGTGGAAGTCATCAACGACAAATCCCGCGAAGCCATGCGCAATGCCCTCAAACGCATCCAAACCGGCGAATACGCCAAAATGTTCATCCAAGAAGGTGCCGTCAACTACGCCAGCATGACCGCCCGCCGCCGCCTGACTGCCGACCACCAAATCGAAAAAGTCGGCGCGCAACTCCGTTCCATGATGCCTTGGATTGCCAAAAACAAACTGGTCGACTTGGACAAAAACTAA
- a CDS encoding toxin-antitoxin system YwqK family antitoxin, with amino-acid sequence MKISVLKKISVALSILAALPFQAAWADSAANARADRQEQNRIAHCLQMYGNMNCVPEGSFVSPQQRQLEMQIQRGREAEERLRQRRWQNSGTADGQGGTMRRENHADGGYTVYHYTDGSQRVLETVMPYDENDKVHGVVKGYYPNGKLKYTLPHRHGVYFGEAREYDKNGRLRLIKRYDDKGERVYLREYP; translated from the coding sequence ATGAAAATATCTGTTTTGAAAAAAATATCCGTTGCACTATCCATACTGGCGGCATTGCCGTTTCAGGCGGCATGGGCGGATTCGGCGGCCAATGCGCGCGCGGACCGTCAGGAACAGAACCGGATAGCGCATTGCCTGCAGATGTACGGCAATATGAACTGCGTGCCGGAGGGCAGCTTTGTTTCACCGCAGCAAAGACAGCTGGAAATGCAAATACAGCGCGGCCGCGAGGCAGAAGAACGGTTGAGGCAGCGGCGTTGGCAAAACAGCGGAACAGCAGACGGACAGGGTGGCACAATGCGCAGAGAAAACCATGCGGACGGCGGCTATACGGTGTACCACTATACCGACGGCAGTCAGCGCGTGTTGGAAACCGTGATGCCGTATGACGAAAACGATAAAGTCCACGGCGTGGTCAAAGGCTATTATCCCAACGGCAAATTGAAATACACGCTGCCGCACCGCCACGGCGTGTATTTCGGCGAGGCACGCGAATACGATAAAAACGGCCGCCTGCGTCTGATTAAGCGTTATGACGACAAGGGCGAGCGCGTTTATCTGCGGGAATATCCGTAA
- the mfd gene encoding transcription-repair coupling factor — protein sequence MNYPIPKPREKSRWLNLSQGSLPLALARYLPHKRLKVVLTQDAEQALRLQTAWRFFRPHDTAVFLPDWETLPYERFSPHQDLVSERLSALWQIKSGAADVLFVPVATAMQKLPPVPFLAGRTFWLKTGQTLDIGRLKTDLVDAGYNHVSHVVAAGEFAVRGGIVDLFPMGSEMPYRIDLFDDEIDSIKTFDTDTQRTISPVSEIRLLPAHEFPTDSEAQKIFRSRFREEVDGNPNDAAVYKAVSNGHFGAGVEYYLPLFFENELETLFDYIGEDALFVSLGDVHAEANRFWSDVKSRYAMAQGDETYPPLLPQHLYLSADVFAGRLKNYGQVLPDVSGKEHTLPDLAVNRQSDEPLQALKDFQTTFDGRILLCAESLGRRETMLGFLQQNGLKAKPVSDWQGFLSAHEPLMITVAPLAYGFKLGGLHSPSQQQPTPASEGEGKAVAAQGAIAVITESELYQYVARSRVHNRRKKHAAVSDGLLRDLAEINIGDPVVHEEHGIGRYMGLVTMDLGGETNEMMLLEYAGEAQLYVPVSQLHLISRYSGQAHENVALHKLGSGAWNKAKRKAAEKARDTAAELLNLYAQRAAQSGHKFEINELDYQAFADGFGYEETEDQAAAIVAVIKDLTQAKPMDRLVCGDVGFGKTEVALRAAFVAVMGGKQVAVLAPTTLLVEQHAQNFADRFADFPVKVASLSRFNNSKATKAALEGMADGTVDIVIGTHKLVQDDIKFKNLGLVIIDEEHRFGVRQKEQLKRLRANVDILTMTATPIPRTLSMALEGLRDFSLITTAPSRRLAVKTFVKPFSEGSVREAVLRELKRGGQVFFLHNEVDTIENMRERLETLLPEARIGVAHRQLRERELEQVMRDFLQQRFNVLLCSTIIETGIDIPNANTIIINRADKFGLAQLHQLRGRVGRSHHQAYAYLLTPEYITKDAEKRLDAIAAADELGAGFTLAMQDLEIRGAGEILGEGQSGEMMQVGFTLYTEMLKQAVRDLKKGRQPDLDAPLGITTEIKLHSPALLPESYCPDIHERLVLYKRLAVCETVQQINAIHEELVDRFGLPEQPVKTLIESHHLRLAAKELGIDAIDATSEAVTVTFGKHHQIDPTEIILLIQTDKKYRLAGADKLRFTAQMEDVEMRIKTVKSVLKTLKERVLKE from the coding sequence TTTCTGGCGGGGCGCACGTTCTGGCTGAAAACAGGGCAGACTCTGGATATAGGCCGTCTGAAAACCGATTTGGTGGATGCGGGCTACAACCATGTTTCCCATGTTGTCGCGGCAGGCGAATTTGCCGTGCGCGGCGGTATTGTCGATTTGTTCCCGATGGGCAGCGAGATGCCTTACCGTATCGATTTGTTCGACGATGAAATTGACAGCATCAAAACCTTTGACACCGACACGCAGCGCACCATCTCCCCCGTTTCCGAAATCCGCCTGCTGCCGGCGCACGAGTTCCCCACCGACAGCGAGGCGCAAAAAATCTTCCGCAGCCGCTTCCGCGAGGAAGTCGATGGTAATCCGAACGATGCCGCCGTGTACAAAGCCGTCAGCAACGGCCACTTCGGCGCGGGCGTGGAATACTACCTGCCGCTGTTTTTTGAAAACGAGCTGGAAACGCTGTTTGATTATATCGGCGAAGATGCGCTGTTTGTCTCTTTGGGCGACGTTCACGCCGAGGCAAACCGCTTTTGGAGCGACGTCAAATCACGTTATGCCATGGCGCAGGGCGACGAAACCTATCCGCCTTTGCTTCCACAGCATTTGTATCTCTCTGCCGATGTGTTCGCAGGCCGTCTGAAAAACTACGGACAGGTGCTGCCCGATGTTTCCGGCAAGGAACACACCCTGCCCGACCTTGCCGTCAACCGCCAATCCGACGAGCCTTTGCAGGCATTGAAGGATTTTCAGACGACCTTTGACGGGCGGATTTTGCTGTGCGCCGAAAGTCTGGGACGGCGAGAAACCATGCTCGGCTTCTTGCAGCAAAATGGTTTGAAGGCCAAACCTGTGTCCGACTGGCAGGGCTTTTTATCGGCGCACGAGCCACTGATGATTACGGTTGCGCCGTTGGCATACGGGTTCAAACTGGGCGGGCTGCACTCTCCGAGCCAACAACAACCTACTCCCGCCTCCGAGGGAGAAGGCAAAGCAGTTGCCGCTCAAGGTGCCATCGCCGTCATCACCGAATCCGAGCTCTACCAATACGTCGCCCGTTCGCGCGTCCATAACCGCCGTAAGAAACACGCCGCCGTTTCAGATGGCCTGTTGCGCGACCTTGCCGAAATCAATATCGGCGACCCCGTCGTGCACGAAGAACACGGCATCGGGCGCTATATGGGCTTGGTAACGATGGATTTGGGCGGCGAAACCAACGAAATGATGTTGCTCGAATACGCGGGCGAAGCGCAGCTTTATGTGCCTGTTTCGCAACTGCATTTAATCAGCCGCTACTCCGGCCAGGCGCATGAAAACGTCGCCCTGCACAAGCTCGGCAGCGGTGCGTGGAACAAGGCGAAGCGCAAAGCCGCCGAAAAGGCGCGCGACACCGCCGCCGAGTTGCTCAACCTCTACGCCCAACGCGCCGCCCAATCGGGACACAAGTTTGAAATCAACGAGTTGGACTATCAGGCGTTTGCCGACGGCTTCGGCTACGAAGAAACCGAAGACCAGGCCGCCGCCATCGTCGCCGTGATTAAAGACCTGACGCAGGCGAAGCCGATGGACCGCCTTGTTTGTGGCGATGTCGGTTTCGGCAAAACCGAAGTCGCCCTGCGCGCCGCGTTTGTGGCGGTGATGGGCGGCAAACAGGTCGCCGTACTCGCCCCGACCACGCTTCTGGTCGAGCAGCACGCGCAAAACTTCGCCGACCGTTTCGCCGATTTCCCCGTGAAAGTCGCCAGCCTTTCGCGTTTCAACAACAGCAAAGCCACCAAAGCCGCGCTGGAAGGAATGGCGGACGGCACGGTCGATATCGTTATCGGCACGCACAAACTGGTGCAGGACGACATCAAATTCAAAAACTTAGGTTTAGTCATCATCGATGAAGAACACCGCTTCGGCGTGCGCCAGAAAGAGCAACTCAAACGCCTGCGCGCCAATGTCGACATCCTCACCATGACCGCCACACCGATTCCGCGCACCCTCAGCATGGCGCTCGAAGGTCTGCGCGACTTCTCGCTGATTACCACCGCGCCCAGCCGCCGCCTTGCCGTCAAAACCTTTGTCAAACCGTTCAGCGAAGGCAGCGTGCGCGAAGCCGTATTGCGCGAACTCAAACGCGGCGGGCAAGTGTTTTTCCTGCACAATGAAGTGGATACGATTGAGAATATGCGCGAGCGTCTGGAAACTCTGTTACCCGAAGCCCGTATCGGCGTGGCGCACCGACAACTGCGCGAGCGCGAGCTGGAGCAAGTCATGCGCGACTTTTTGCAGCAAAGATTCAACGTATTGCTCTGTTCCACCATCATCGAAACCGGCATCGACATCCCCAACGCCAACACCATCATCATCAACCGCGCCGACAAATTCGGACTGGCGCAACTGCACCAGCTTCGCGGGCGCGTCGGCCGCAGCCACCACCAAGCCTACGCCTACCTGCTCACGCCCGAATACATCACCAAAGACGCAGAAAAACGCCTCGACGCCATCGCGGCGGCAGACGAACTCGGCGCAGGTTTCACCCTTGCCATGCAGGATTTGGAAATCCGCGGCGCAGGCGAAATCCTCGGCGAAGGACAATCCGGCGAAATGATGCAGGTCGGCTTCACGCTCTACACCGAAATGCTCAAACAAGCCGTGCGCGACCTCAAAAAAGGCCGCCAGCCCGACCTCGACGCACCGTTGGGTATCACCACCGAAATCAAACTGCACAGCCCCGCCCTGCTGCCCGAAAGCTACTGCCCCGACATCCACGAACGGCTCGTCCTCTACAAACGCCTCGCCGTCTGCGAAACCGTGCAGCAAATCAACGCCATACACGAAGAACTCGTCGACCGCTTCGGCCTGCCCGAACAACCCGTCAAAACCCTCATCGAAAGCCACCACCTGCGGCTTGCCGCAAAAGAATTGGGCATAGACGCCATCGACGCCACCAGCGAAGCCGTCACCGTTACCTTCGGCAAACACCACCAAATCGACCCGACAGAAATCATCCTGCTGATTCAGACGGATAAAAAATACCGGCTGGCCGGGGCAGATAAATTGAGGTTTACGGCTCAGATGGAGGATGTGGAGATGAGGATTAAGACGGTGAAAAGTGTGTTGAAGACTTTGAAAGAAAGGGTGCTGAAAGAATAG